One window from the genome of Nitrosopumilus sp. encodes:
- a CDS encoding CRISPR-associated endonuclease Cas1 produces the protein MPLTGQKNHYNIKFLKGYGHSISVKDSKIILKDNHDPFSEPQIESWYPNRMPYEKIVLSGNGYVSTEALAILSKNNQNVILVDPQGNPQCFMSGIMSSLTATNNRIAQYDTFRITEKRNYLSRQIVKSKIESQIRFLKLTDCDLVIPSIDKLDKH, from the coding sequence ATGCCCCTAACAGGTCAAAAAAATCACTATAACATAAAATTTCTCAAAGGCTACGGTCATTCCATCTCTGTAAAAGATTCCAAAATTATCCTCAAAGACAACCACGACCCGTTTTCAGAACCACAAATCGAATCATGGTATCCCAACAGAATGCCATATGAGAAGATAGTTCTTTCAGGAAATGGCTATGTCAGTACAGAAGCATTGGCAATACTATCTAAGAATAATCAAAATGTCATACTAGTTGATCCTCAGGGAAACCCGCAATGTTTCATGAGCGGAATTATGAGTTCCCTTACTGCAACAAACAACAGAATTGCACAATACGACACATTTAGAATTACAGAAAAAAGAAACTACCTTTCACGGCAAATAGTAAAGTCAAAAATTGAATCTCAAATCAGATTTCTAAAATTAACTGATTGTGATTTAGTCATACCAAGTATTGACAAACTAGATAAGCACTAG